From one Streptomyces sp. CA-210063 genomic stretch:
- a CDS encoding IS701 family transposase produces MGRIAGRFARVEPRRRARRLVLGPLSDLPRKNCWTIAEWAGDTTPDGLQHLLGRAKWDADAVRDDVRGYVVEHLHDDQVVLVVDETGDVKKGTRTVGVQRQYTGTAGLIENAQVAVYLVYAGRRGHAAVDRELYVPRSWTSDPDRCLAAGLGKETSFATKPELAARMVARFQDAGHRAAWVAGDEVYGGNPKLRGVLEERGTGYVLAVACSHEVTTGAGKFRADTLAQKIPKRAWQKLSAGTGAKGHRFSNWAVIDLADPTPGSRQLLIRRNRTTGELAYYRCYSPRPVPLAELVRVAGSRWRVEEFFQAGKGLAALDEHQVRRYTSWSRWVTLAMLAHAFLAIVRAHEHARHPASDARIPLTGNEIQHLFIALVVRPALDAVHRLGWSDWRRRHQARSQTSHYQRQAAQA; encoded by the coding sequence ATGGGCCGTATCGCGGGCCGGTTCGCGCGGGTCGAACCCCGACGCCGGGCCAGGCGGTTGGTGCTGGGCCCGCTCTCGGACCTGCCGCGCAAGAACTGCTGGACGATCGCCGAATGGGCCGGGGACACCACTCCGGACGGACTGCAGCACCTGCTCGGCCGGGCCAAGTGGGACGCCGACGCCGTCCGCGACGACGTGCGCGGCTACGTGGTGGAGCACCTTCACGACGACCAGGTGGTGCTGGTGGTCGACGAGACCGGGGACGTGAAGAAGGGCACCCGCACGGTCGGCGTCCAGCGTCAGTACACCGGCACGGCCGGGCTGATCGAAAACGCTCAGGTCGCTGTCTACCTGGTCTACGCCGGTCGGCGCGGGCACGCCGCGGTGGACCGGGAACTGTACGTTCCGCGTTCTTGGACCTCCGACCCCGACCGCTGCCTCGCTGCCGGACTCGGCAAGGAGACGTCATTCGCCACCAAGCCGGAGCTGGCCGCGCGCATGGTCGCCCGGTTCCAGGACGCCGGCCACCGGGCCGCATGGGTTGCGGGCGACGAAGTCTACGGCGGCAACCCCAAGCTGCGAGGCGTGCTGGAGGAACGCGGCACCGGCTACGTCCTCGCGGTGGCCTGCTCGCACGAAGTCACCACCGGCGCGGGGAAGTTCCGCGCCGACACCCTGGCCCAGAAGATACCCAAGCGGGCCTGGCAGAAGCTGTCCGCAGGGACCGGGGCGAAGGGCCACCGCTTCTCCAACTGGGCCGTCATCGACCTCGCCGACCCCACCCCCGGCAGCCGCCAGTTGCTGATCCGCCGCAACCGCACCACCGGCGAACTGGCCTACTACCGCTGCTACTCTCCCCGCCCGGTGCCGCTGGCCGAGCTGGTGCGCGTCGCTGGATCAAGGTGGCGGGTGGAGGAGTTCTTCCAGGCCGGAAAGGGCCTAGCCGCACTGGACGAGCACCAGGTCCGCCGCTACACGTCCTGGTCCCGCTGGGTCACCCTGGCCATGCTCGCGCACGCCTTCCTCGCCATCGTCCGAGCACACGAACACGCCCGTCACCCCGCATCCGACGCCCGCATACCGCTCACCGGCAACGAGATCCAGCACCTGTTCATCGCGCTCGTGGTCCGCCCCGCCCTGGACGCTGTCCACCGGCTCGGCTGGTCCGACTGGCGACGCCGCCACCAAGCCCGATCCCAGACCAGCCACTACCAGCGACAAGCCGCTCAAGCATGA
- a CDS encoding LysE family translocator has protein sequence MAISTALWSFALVVGLLTLTPGLDTALILRTSALGRRKKAWGVVLGIQTGTLLWGALTSLGVTALLTASHVAYTALRWAGAAYLVWMGARMLWATLKGQPTPDADEVAVLSGVDSMGGGWRQGALTNLLNPKMGAFYVAVLPQFIPPGTNHFSMGLLFTAVHIAVGLVWSTVLIGCARLLHGWLRKPQARRLLDRLTGTVIAAFGIRLAFSN, from the coding sequence ATGGCAATAAGCACCGCACTGTGGTCCTTCGCCCTGGTAGTAGGGCTCCTCACGCTCACCCCCGGACTCGACACCGCCCTCATTTTGCGGACGTCGGCCCTTGGCCGACGGAAGAAGGCCTGGGGAGTCGTCCTGGGTATTCAGACGGGAACGCTCCTGTGGGGCGCTCTCACATCCCTGGGTGTAACCGCACTTCTCACGGCCTCCCATGTCGCCTACACGGCCCTGCGCTGGGCAGGTGCCGCCTACCTGGTGTGGATGGGTGCACGCATGCTCTGGGCCACCCTCAAAGGGCAACCCACGCCGGACGCGGATGAGGTAGCAGTTCTCTCCGGCGTGGACTCGATGGGCGGCGGCTGGCGCCAGGGAGCGCTCACCAACCTCCTGAACCCGAAGATGGGCGCGTTCTACGTCGCCGTTCTGCCTCAGTTCATCCCTCCCGGGACGAATCACTTCAGCATGGGACTCCTGTTCACCGCCGTACACATCGCCGTGGGCCTCGTCTGGTCGACCGTGCTGATCGGCTGCGCCCGCCTCCTGCACGGCTGGCTACGCAAGCCACAGGCGCGCCGCCTGCTGGACCGGCTCACCGGGACCGTCATCGCAGCGTTCGGGATCCGCCTGGCCTTCAGCAACTGA
- a CDS encoding nSTAND1 domain-containing NTPase: MTALSEAAGGREVPSLAVTLAYVEACGGDREAWEERWRRLAAELASAQSAQSAQSAESVDAAADAPYLGLATFEPGDADRFFGRERLVGELCARLGGTAFLTVFGASGAGKSSVLRAGLLPAVRAGAVEGGRDWPTVLLVPGERPVEELAIHLANLKNIAASSLCDALTAGPEGIRLTVRQILTGLPETARLLIVVDQFEEVFTLCGDERERTRFVALLLAAAREPRARVVLGVRADFYARCAEHADLVAALDGRQVLIGPMDEADLRQVVTRPAKREGVKVEPELVEAVVSDALGQPGALPLVSHALLETWRRRRGTALTAAGYRAAGGVRGAIAQSAERVYSTLDAVQQRLCGHLFVRLTALGEGTEDTRRRAPRAELLGGSDREAVSVVLDQLIAARLVTADEESVTVAHEALIRSWPRLRAWLAEDRELLRAHRRLTEAVAEWEQHGRDEGYLFQGARLRSWDGRGLERFNDAERAFLDACRSRRAHEQRSRRRRVRLGAAVLATVVAVVGALAGATLMQVERTAAERSRATSRQLAAEARSALEADPRQARLLARQAYTVAPTAEAESVLRQAVADDRLIAKLPGNRGRALGVTFSPDGRQLADTSADGTVRVWQWANGRVTGSTPRVLRGHEGEAWSPAFSPDGRYLATAGLDGTVRVWAVGGTAKPLVLQGHKGPVWTVAFSPDGRQVASAGDDGTVRIWDARGQGTPTILRGHKGAAVGVAFDPQGRRLASSGHDDTVRIWDLSGRRVLTVLRGHGHDTNDLAYSPDGTRLISASIDGTARVWDTDGKADPVVLRGHSGTVEGAAFSRDGQLVATASDDATIRVWNPSGGGNPLVLRGHKAVVWAASFSPDGRHLATASSDGTVRIWDPRGPGDPVMLRGHKGAAWTVDAGGQGGRPVVSGGEDGTVRIWDPARQRAVRVLRGHDGEVLGLAVSQDGRRAASAGADGTVRIWDLTGGTEPVAVLNGHKDGAWSVALSSDGQRVASIDGDATLRVWHLTEGHRPAFVRPSADGTNLRSVAFSPDGQKVATGGHEKTHGTVRIRDARNGRHLHVLRGHRGLVWTVAFSPDGHHLASGADDGTVRIWDLTQHRDPLVLRGNQGFVWYVAFSPDGDWIASTGKDGTVRLWRTHTGGEALTFEDFGTSVESVTFADDSRHLATSHGDGTVRLWHCDACGPIQHWL, encoded by the coding sequence GTGACGGCGTTGTCCGAGGCGGCCGGTGGGCGGGAAGTGCCGAGCCTGGCCGTCACGCTGGCGTATGTGGAGGCGTGCGGAGGAGACCGGGAGGCGTGGGAGGAGCGGTGGCGGCGGCTGGCCGCCGAGTTGGCCTCCGCCCAGTCCGCCCAGTCTGCCCAGTCCGCCGAGTCCGTTGACGCGGCGGCAGACGCGCCGTATCTGGGACTGGCGACCTTCGAGCCGGGAGACGCCGATCGTTTTTTCGGGCGCGAGCGGCTCGTGGGGGAGTTGTGCGCCCGGCTGGGCGGGACCGCGTTTCTGACGGTGTTCGGTGCCTCCGGGGCAGGGAAGTCCTCGGTGCTGAGGGCGGGCCTTTTGCCCGCGGTCCGGGCGGGAGCCGTCGAGGGCGGCCGGGACTGGCCGACCGTACTGCTCGTGCCCGGCGAGCGCCCGGTGGAGGAACTGGCCATCCATCTGGCGAACCTGAAGAACATCGCGGCGAGTTCGCTGTGTGACGCGCTGACCGCCGGTCCCGAGGGAATCCGGCTCACCGTCCGTCAGATCCTGACCGGTCTCCCCGAGACGGCGCGCCTGCTGATCGTGGTCGATCAGTTCGAGGAGGTCTTCACACTCTGCGGGGACGAGCGGGAACGCACACGATTCGTCGCCCTGCTCCTGGCCGCTGCAAGGGAACCCCGGGCACGGGTCGTGCTCGGGGTGCGGGCCGACTTCTACGCCCGCTGCGCGGAACATGCCGACCTCGTGGCGGCGCTCGACGGCCGGCAAGTGCTGATCGGACCCATGGACGAGGCCGATCTGCGCCAGGTCGTCACCCGACCGGCTAAGCGGGAAGGGGTGAAGGTCGAGCCCGAACTGGTCGAGGCCGTGGTGAGCGACGCCCTCGGCCAGCCCGGGGCGTTGCCACTGGTCTCGCACGCGCTACTGGAGACCTGGCGCAGACGGCGGGGGACGGCGCTCACAGCGGCCGGTTACCGGGCAGCGGGCGGGGTGCGCGGGGCGATCGCGCAGAGCGCCGAGCGGGTCTACAGCACGCTCGATGCCGTACAACAGCGGCTCTGCGGCCATCTGTTCGTACGGCTGACCGCGCTGGGCGAGGGTACGGAGGACACACGCAGGCGGGCACCCCGTGCGGAGTTGCTGGGCGGCTCGGATCGGGAGGCGGTGTCCGTCGTACTGGACCAGCTGATCGCGGCGCGCCTGGTGACGGCCGACGAGGAATCCGTGACGGTCGCGCACGAGGCTCTCATCCGCAGCTGGCCGCGACTGCGCGCCTGGCTGGCGGAGGACCGCGAGCTGCTGCGTGCCCACCGCCGGCTTACCGAGGCCGTGGCCGAGTGGGAGCAGCACGGCAGGGATGAGGGCTATCTGTTCCAGGGGGCCCGCCTTCGGTCCTGGGACGGGCGCGGTCTGGAGCGGTTCAACGACGCGGAGCGGGCCTTCCTGGACGCCTGCCGCTCCCGCCGCGCGCACGAACAGAGGAGCCGCCGAAGACGGGTGCGGCTCGGCGCGGCCGTGCTGGCGACAGTGGTGGCGGTGGTGGGCGCCCTGGCCGGCGCGACGCTGATGCAGGTGGAGCGGACGGCGGCGGAGCGCAGCCGAGCCACGTCCCGACAACTGGCCGCCGAGGCGCGCAGCGCGCTGGAGGCCGACCCTCGGCAGGCCCGGCTTCTGGCCCGGCAGGCCTATACGGTGGCGCCGACCGCGGAGGCTGAGTCGGTGCTGCGTCAGGCCGTGGCCGACGACCGGTTGATCGCCAAGCTCCCCGGCAACCGCGGCCGGGCCCTCGGCGTGACCTTCAGCCCGGACGGACGTCAACTGGCCGACACCAGCGCGGACGGCACCGTGCGGGTGTGGCAGTGGGCCAACGGCCGGGTCACGGGCAGCACACCCCGCGTGCTGCGTGGGCACGAAGGCGAGGCGTGGAGCCCGGCGTTCAGCCCTGACGGGCGGTACCTGGCCACCGCGGGCCTGGACGGCACGGTACGGGTGTGGGCCGTGGGCGGCACCGCCAAGCCGCTGGTGCTCCAGGGCCACAAGGGTCCGGTATGGACCGTCGCGTTCAGTCCGGACGGGCGGCAGGTAGCCAGTGCGGGCGACGACGGGACAGTGAGGATCTGGGACGCCCGGGGCCAGGGCACCCCGACCATCCTCCGCGGGCACAAGGGTGCGGCGGTGGGCGTGGCGTTCGATCCGCAGGGGCGACGGCTCGCCAGCAGCGGCCACGACGACACGGTACGCATCTGGGATCTGTCGGGACGGCGCGTACTGACCGTGCTGCGTGGCCACGGCCATGACACGAATGACCTCGCCTACAGCCCCGACGGCACACGGCTCATCAGCGCCAGCATTGACGGCACGGCCCGGGTGTGGGACACCGACGGCAAGGCGGACCCGGTCGTGCTGCGCGGGCACAGCGGCACGGTGGAAGGTGCGGCCTTCAGCCGCGATGGACAGCTGGTGGCCACCGCCAGTGACGACGCCACGATCCGGGTCTGGAATCCCTCCGGCGGCGGGAATCCGCTCGTCCTGCGCGGCCACAAGGCCGTGGTCTGGGCCGCCTCCTTCAGTCCGGACGGTCGCCACCTGGCCACGGCCAGTTCGGACGGCACTGTACGGATCTGGGATCCGCGCGGTCCCGGTGACCCGGTGATGCTGCGCGGCCACAAGGGCGCGGCATGGACCGTGGACGCGGGCGGCCAGGGCGGACGGCCCGTCGTCAGTGGCGGCGAGGACGGCACCGTACGCATCTGGGATCCGGCGCGACAGCGCGCCGTGCGCGTGCTGCGTGGGCACGACGGGGAGGTCCTCGGCCTCGCCGTCAGCCAGGACGGACGGCGGGCAGCCAGCGCCGGCGCGGACGGCACGGTACGGATTTGGGACCTCACAGGTGGCACCGAACCGGTGGCGGTACTGAACGGCCACAAGGACGGCGCATGGTCCGTGGCCCTCAGCTCCGACGGACAACGGGTCGCCAGCATCGACGGTGACGCGACCCTGAGAGTCTGGCATCTCACCGAAGGCCACCGCCCGGCATTCGTCCGCCCTTCCGCAGACGGCACCAACCTCCGGTCCGTGGCCTTCAGCCCGGACGGACAGAAGGTGGCCACCGGCGGGCACGAGAAGACGCACGGCACCGTGCGGATCCGGGACGCGCGCAACGGGCGTCACCTGCACGTCCTGCGCGGGCACCGGGGGCTGGTGTGGACGGTCGCCTTCAGCCCCGACGGCCACCACCTGGCCAGCGGCGCCGACGACGGCACCGTACGCATCTGGGATCTCACACAGCACCGGGATCCACTCGTCCTACGGGGCAACCAAGGATTCGTGTGGTACGTCGCCTTCAGCCCTGACGGCGACTGGATCGCCAGCACCGGAAAGGACGGCACCGTACGCCTTTGGCGCACCCACACCGGAGGAGAAGCCCTCACCTTCGAGGACTTCGGCACATCCGTGGAGAGCGTCACCTTCGCCGACGACAGCCGGCACCTGGCCACGTCCCACGGCGACGGCACGGTCCGCCTCTGGCACTGCGACGCCTGCGGACCGATCCAGCACTGGCTTTGA
- a CDS encoding WD40 repeat domain-containing protein, with product MDAGVQPGREAEGGREPRRHGLGGERAGGAMPVWSVVFSLDGRLLATSGNDAIVQI from the coding sequence GTGGACGCCGGTGTTCAGCCCGGACGGGAAGCGGAAGGTGGCCGCGAGCCTCGACGGCACGGTCTCGGTGGGGAACGGGCCGGCGGCGCGATGCCGGTGTGGAGCGTGGTCTTCAGTCTGGACGGCCGTCTGCTGGCCACGAGCGGCAACGACGCCATCGTCCAGATCTGA
- a CDS encoding RICIN domain-containing protein — protein sequence MSRASPGLSSTPSRLFVQDSQSSLDNAPADTFAVNPAASLSRPAAREEPKRTLLRKDSTHMKGLTGRLGIALAAAPLFALMAGVPATADADSPVGVTAVAGRLINGDGDTSGKCLEITNTGRGADVVMAGCHKNAHQGWNLVSVGGGYYTVKSHDADAAGKCLTGFNESSQVQMLGCNGLRDQNWFFIQRANGWFQLQNRTWSNQCLDVEDNGLSNVVQTWLCGPANKGNQLWHWHSVA from the coding sequence GTGAGCCGGGCCTCCCCCGGTCTGTCCAGCACCCCCAGCCGTTTGTTTGTCCAGGACTCCCAGTCGTCGCTGGACAATGCGCCCGCCGATACGTTCGCCGTCAATCCCGCAGCGTCGCTGTCGCGGCCGGCTGCCCGGGAGGAGCCAAAACGTACTCTCCTCAGGAAGGACTCAACGCACATGAAGGGTCTTACAGGGCGACTCGGTATCGCCCTCGCCGCAGCACCGCTGTTCGCCTTGATGGCTGGTGTCCCGGCCACTGCCGACGCCGACTCCCCGGTCGGTGTGACGGCAGTGGCAGGCCGGCTGATCAACGGCGACGGCGACACCTCGGGGAAGTGCCTCGAGATCACGAACACCGGCAGGGGCGCTGACGTGGTCATGGCCGGGTGCCACAAGAACGCTCACCAGGGCTGGAACCTCGTATCGGTCGGCGGGGGCTACTACACCGTCAAGAGCCACGACGCGGACGCGGCGGGCAAATGCCTCACCGGCTTCAACGAGAGTTCCCAGGTGCAGATGCTTGGCTGCAACGGTTTGCGGGACCAGAACTGGTTCTTCATCCAGCGTGCCAACGGTTGGTTCCAGCTGCAAAACCGAACCTGGAGCAACCAATGCCTCGACGTGGAGGACAACGGCCTGAGTAACGTCGTCCAGACCTGGCTGTGCGGACCGGCCAACAAGGGCAACCAGCTCTGGCACTGGCATTCTGTCGCCTGA
- a CDS encoding serine/threonine-protein kinase, translated as MTLLKDDPTEVGGYRLDGRLGAGGMGVVYLARSPRGRTVALKVVRREWAEDREFRSRFELEVAAARMVHSRFTAPVVDADPHAPEPWMATLYVPGESLAERVDRQGPLGNDELLRLARALAVALHDIHRAGVVHRDLKPGNVLLTSDGPRVIDFGIARALDGHPLTETGQVVGTPAFMAPEQFLSGKDAGPAADVFALGCVLAFAATGRSPFGADSPFAAAYQVVHEEPDLADVPDGIRAVVADCLAKNPADRIGVGEILAALGAASTPSPRAAAWTAVVRAACAGVLRRATRPVPAWVAGVTALAVAATGGTIVVADGMPASWLSSQTAGTERAYSAPAGWRPWETKIRHDLGASEDCMPGPDAIYCEVGDRTLLRLDADDGSISWRHAIPVHESGEDTDGDGRPDAHVYRAAVELLGISDDTLLFTQHDGDYKRLRAVDTRTGETLWTRTFKEVVREIRLSGSMFFLVFQRRVEAVDLATRTVRWSRTFPRLPYLFATAHGLYLTTAEGSRTTVTALDRNTGRSQWSTTADGELRYQASTPDALYFKVPLGGPEGGALVRLDTRTREVTIALPPDPTARNQLTHRAVAQDGIVCLAHHNGTVTVIDDKTGAKQWRTSIGVRVSAPPTIVGRHIYLAAGDVSVVALDARTGEQLWQHRPRRGGNGIGPWYRSPVMATRDHLFAVSRQGSVYTVGVTQTP; from the coding sequence GTGACGCTGTTGAAGGACGATCCCACCGAAGTGGGTGGCTACCGGCTGGATGGTCGGTTGGGCGCGGGCGGGATGGGCGTGGTGTATCTGGCCCGCTCGCCCCGCGGACGCACGGTCGCCTTGAAAGTCGTCCGCCGTGAGTGGGCCGAGGACCGGGAGTTCCGGTCGCGTTTCGAACTTGAGGTGGCTGCGGCACGGATGGTGCACAGCCGTTTCACCGCGCCGGTGGTCGACGCCGACCCGCACGCGCCGGAACCGTGGATGGCCACCCTGTACGTGCCGGGCGAGTCCCTGGCCGAGCGCGTGGACCGGCAGGGCCCGCTGGGGAATGACGAGTTACTCCGTTTAGCCCGGGCTCTGGCCGTTGCGCTGCATGACATCCATCGCGCGGGCGTGGTCCACCGCGATCTCAAACCGGGGAACGTCCTGCTGACCTCGGACGGCCCGCGGGTCATCGACTTCGGCATCGCCCGGGCCTTGGACGGCCACCCGTTGACCGAGACGGGGCAAGTGGTCGGTACGCCGGCGTTCATGGCACCCGAACAGTTCCTCTCCGGCAAGGACGCCGGGCCGGCCGCCGATGTGTTCGCCCTCGGGTGCGTGCTCGCCTTCGCAGCCACCGGGCGCAGCCCGTTCGGTGCCGACAGCCCCTTCGCTGCGGCCTATCAGGTCGTCCACGAAGAGCCGGACCTCGCCGACGTACCTGACGGTATCCGCGCGGTTGTGGCGGACTGTCTGGCCAAGAATCCGGCCGACCGCATCGGCGTCGGCGAGATCCTGGCGGCTCTGGGCGCTGCCTCTACGCCGTCCCCCAGAGCTGCCGCGTGGACGGCTGTGGTGCGCGCGGCGTGCGCGGGAGTGCTGCGGAGGGCGACCCGGCCCGTGCCCGCCTGGGTGGCGGGAGTGACGGCCCTGGCTGTTGCGGCCACCGGCGGGACCATCGTGGTCGCCGACGGGATGCCTGCATCGTGGCTCTCGTCGCAGACCGCCGGCACAGAGCGGGCATACTCGGCGCCCGCCGGGTGGAGGCCATGGGAGACGAAGATCCGCCACGATCTGGGCGCGTCGGAGGACTGTATGCCCGGCCCGGACGCCATCTACTGCGAGGTCGGCGACCGGACTTTGCTGCGCCTCGACGCGGACGACGGCTCGATTTCCTGGCGGCACGCGATCCCCGTCCATGAAAGTGGGGAGGACACGGATGGCGACGGACGGCCGGACGCCCACGTGTACCGCGCCGCCGTGGAGCTCCTGGGCATCTCGGACGACACCCTCCTTTTCACCCAACACGACGGCGACTACAAACGACTCCGCGCCGTGGACACCCGCACTGGAGAGACCCTGTGGACCAGGACGTTCAAGGAAGTCGTCCGGGAGATCCGCCTGTCCGGATCCATGTTCTTCCTTGTCTTCCAACGCAGGGTCGAAGCCGTCGACCTCGCCACGAGGACCGTCCGGTGGTCACGGACGTTCCCCCGCCTCCCGTACCTGTTCGCGACCGCGCACGGCCTCTACCTGACCACAGCAGAAGGCTCGCGCACCACCGTCACCGCGCTGGACAGAAACACCGGCCGGTCGCAGTGGAGCACAACCGCAGACGGTGAACTGCGCTACCAGGCATCGACGCCTGACGCCCTGTACTTCAAGGTCCCGCTTGGCGGGCCCGAAGGCGGCGCTCTGGTCCGCTTGGACACCCGTACCCGCGAGGTCACCATCGCTCTCCCACCTGATCCGACGGCTCGTAACCAGCTCACGCATCGGGCGGTGGCTCAGGACGGCATCGTGTGCCTGGCCCACCACAACGGAACTGTCACCGTGATCGACGACAAGACCGGCGCGAAGCAGTGGCGCACCAGTATCGGCGTTCGTGTCTCCGCACCGCCCACCATCGTCGGCCGTCACATCTACCTCGCCGCTGGGGACGTCAGCGTGGTTGCCCTTGACGCCCGCACTGGAGAACAGCTCTGGCAACACCGCCCCCGCCGCGGCGGCAACGGCATAGGCCCCTGGTACCGCTCGCCGGTCATGGCCACCAGAGACCACCTCTTCGCGGTCTCCCGACAAGGCAGCGTGTACACGGTCGGCGTCACCCAGACACCATGA